AACTCGCGGACGCAGCGTACAGGCAGTTGCAGGAACTGCCCTTCTACAACACGTTCTTCAAGACCACGCACCCGCCCGTGATCGAACTGTCGGCCTTGCTCGCCGAGTTGACGCCCGCGCCGTTCAACCACTTCTTCTATTGCAATAGCGGCTCGGAAGGCAACGATACGGTGCTGCGCATCGTCCATCAGTATTGGGCGACGCAAGGACAGAAGCTGAAAAAGTTCGTCATTTCGCGTAAGAACGGCTATCACGGCTCGACGATCGCGGGCGGCACGCTCGGCGGCATGGGTTATATGCACGAGCAGATGCCTTCGCAGGTCGAGCACATCGTGCATATCGACCAGCCGTACTGGTTCGGCGAAGGCGGCGACATGACGCCGGAAGAATTCGGCCTCGAACGTGCGCGCCAACTCGAAACGGAAATTCTCGAGCTTGGTGCCGAGAACGTCGCTGCGTTTATCGGTGAGCCTTTCCAGGGAGCGGGCGGCGTGATCTTTCCGCCTTCTACCTACTGGCCGGAAATCCAGCGCATCTGCCGCAAATACGACGTGCTGCTCGTCGCCGATGAAGTGATCGGCGGCTTTGGCCGCACGGGCGAATGGTTCGCGCATCAGCATTTCGGCTTCGAACCGGACCTCATCACGATGGCGAAGGGCCTGACGAGCGGCTATATCCCGATGGGCGCCGTCGGCCTGCACGACCGCATCGCCAAAGCGATCATCGAGAACGGCGAGTTCAATCACGGGCTCACCTATTCCGGGCATCCCGTCGCCGCCGCTGTCGCGGTCGCGAACCTGAGGCTGTTGCGCGACGAGAAGATCGTCGAACGCGTGAAGAACGAAACGGGCCCGTATTTCCAGCAGTCGCTGCGCGAGACCTTCGCGAATCATCCCATCGTCGGTGAAGTGGCGGGCGCGGGACTCGTTGCGGGCATCCAATTGGCGCAGAACCCGAAGACCCGAAAGCGCTTCGAGAATGGCGGCGACGTCGGCACGATCTGCCGCGACTTCTGCTTCAACGGCAACCTGATCATGCGTGCCACGGGCGACCGCATGCTGCTCTCGCCGCCTCTCGTCGTCACGAAGAGCGAGATCGACGAGATCGTCGCGAAGGCGAAAAAGGCCATCGACGCAACTGCACAACAGCTAGGGCTTTCGTAACGGCAGTCAGACCACCGGCGCGGGCGCCGTGACGCATCGACAACGCGACACACGCTCATGCCGGACTTTTACCTCCAAGGGAAATCAACATGAGCGTTTGTCATCTTCGTCATGCGGTCGCGGGGGCCGCGCTGGTAGTCGTGACGGGCATTGCCGCACTGTCGGGCACGGCAGCGCAGGCGGCCGATACCGAACTGAACGTCTATAACTGGTCCGACTACATCGCGAAGGACACGATTCCGAACTTCGAGAAACAGACGGGCATCAAGGTCAAGTACGACAACTACGACAGCGACGACACGTTGCAGGCCAAGCTGCTCGCAGGCAGCTCGGGCTACGACATCGTCGTGCCGACGTCGAACTATATGGCCAAGCAGATTCAGGCCGGCGTCTACCAGAAGCTCGACAAATCGCAGATGCCGAATCTGAAGAATCTCGACCCGACGCTGATGAAGTTGATCTCCGACGCCGATCCGGGCAACCAGTACGGCGTGCCGTGGGCATACGGCACGGACGGCATTGGCTACAACGTGCAGGCCGTGCAGAAAGTACTCGGCGCGAATGCACCTGTCGACAGCTGGGCGCTCGTGTTCGATCCCGCCAACATGTCGAAGCTCAAGAGCTGCGGCGTGTCGTTCCTCGATCAGGCCGTCGACGTCTTCGCCGCGACGCTGCAATACATGCACAAGGACCCGAACAGCACGAGCCCCGGCGACTATCAGGCGGCGTACGAAGTGCTGAAGAAAGTCCGCCCGTACATCACGCAGTTCAATTCGTCGGGCTACATCAACGATCTCGCGAATAACGATGTTTGCGTGGTCGTAGGCTGGTCGGGCGACGTCGGCATCGCGCGGCGCCGCACGCAGGAAGCGAAGCGCTCGTATGAAGTCAAGTTCTCGAACGTGAAGGAAGGCGGCCTGCTGTGGTTCGACGTGATGGTCGTGCCGAAGGACGCACCGCATCCCGAAGCCGCGATGAAGTGGATCAACTTCATTTCGGACGCGAAGAACAATGCAGCCATTACCAACGAAGTGTTCTACCCCACCGCCAATCGCGCCGCGCGCCAGTTCGTCACCCCGGCTGTCGCACAGGATCAGACGGTCTATCCGGCCGACGACGTGATCGCCAAGATGACGCTGATGAGACCGATGCCGACGGAAATTCTGCGGCTCGAAAACCGCCTGTGGGCGCAACTGAAAACCGGTCATTGAACGTGTGAGTCAACGCCGGTTTTCAGGGACATGAAAGGGAACTGAATGAAACGAAGAGGGATCGCTCGATCCCTCTTCGTAGAGCAGTAGCGCAGTCAGTCTGCGTCTTGCGCGCAGCCCCATGTTTCCCCGATTGCAGCACGACACCTGCGAGCGCTTCGCGCGCCTCGCCAGGGCCCGTTCGTGCCTGCGATCCGCAAAGAACGGTCACATATGAATACGATGCACACCACGCAAGCAGCGAAAGCGGCCACGCAGCCCGCGACGACGAAAGCGAAATCGGACGAGTTCGTTCGCATCGAAAACGTCGTGAAGAAGTTCGGCGACAGCACGGCTGTCGACAACGTCAACCTGAGCATCGCGAAGAACGAACTGTTCGCGCTGCTCGGCAGTTCGGGCTGCGGCAAGTCCACGCTGTTGCGCATGCTGGCGGGCCTGGAGACGGCCACGTCCGGCAAGATCTATGTCGACGGCGAAGATCTTGCGGCCTTGCCGCCCTATCGCCGCCCCGTGAACATGATGTTCCAGTCGTATGCGCTCTTTCCGCATATGACGGTCGAATCGAATGTCGCGTTCGGCCTGAAACAGGAAGGCACACCGAAGAACGAGATCAAAGAGCGTGTCGCCGATGCGTTGAATCTCGTGCAGATGACGAAGTACGCGAAGCGCAAGCCACATCAGCTATCGGGCGGCCAGCAGCAGCGCGTCGCGCTGGCGCGTTCGCTCGTCAAGCGCCCCAAGCTGTTGCTGCTCGACGAGCCGATGTCCGCGCTCGACAAGAAGATCCGCCAGAAGACCCAACTCGAACTCGTGAACATTATCGAGAAAGTCGATGTCACCTGTGTGATGGTCACGCACGATCAGGAAGAAGCGATGACGATGGCGAGCCGCCTCGCCGTGATGAGCGAAGGCCGCATCGTGCAGATCGGTTCGCCGACGCAGGTCTACGAGTTTCCGAATAGCCGCTTCTCCGCCGAGTTCATCGGCTCCACCAATCTGTTCGAAGGCGTCGTCGTCGAAGACGAACCCGATCACATCTTTGTCGAAAGCGAAGACCTTGAGTCGCGGATGTATGTGAGCCACGGCGTAACGGGGCCGCTTGGCATGCCCGTCGGCATTTCGGTGCGCCCCGAGCGCGTGCGCGTGACGCGCGAGAAACCCGGCGCGGCGCACAACTGGGCGCGCGGCGTCGTGACGGATGTCGCATACATGGGCAGCTATTCGCTGTACCACGTGCGTCTGCCGAGCGGCAAGACCGTCATGTCGAATCTCTCCAGCTCGCACCTGATGAGCGAAGGTGCGCCCGTCTATAACGACGACGTGTTCGTCTCCTGGTCGCCTTCGAGCGGCGTGGTGCTGACGCAATGAGAAATCCCGCCCAAACTTCTGCGGCGCGACTGGGCGCCGCCTCGAATGCAAGCCCCGCGCTCGCATCGTTCAAACAGAGCCTCGCGAAGCTGCTGCCTTCGGGCCGCAGTACCGTGATCGGCATTCCGTTCATCTGGCTCGCGGTGTTCTTCGCGCTGCCGTTCGTGCTGGTGCTGAAGATCAGCTTTGCCGATTTGCGCCTTGGCATTCCGCCTTATACGGAACTCGTCAGCGTCAAAGATGGCATGGTGCATTTCGCGCTGCAACTGAGCCACTACGCGTTCCTGTTGCAGGACAGCCTGTACGTCGCAACGTATCTCAGCTCGCTGAAGATGGCCGCCGTCTCGACTATCTGCTGCCTGTTGATCGGCTATCCGATCGCGTATTACATCGCGCGCTCGGCACCCGCTACGCGCAACCTGCTGATGATGGGCGTGATGCTGCCGTTCTGGACGTCGTTTCTGATTCGCGTGTACGCGTGGATCGGCATTCTGAAAGACGACGGCCTGCTCAATCACACGCTGATCGCGCTCGGCGTGATTCACTCGCCCTTTCGCCTCTATCACACGGATATTGGCGTCTATATCGGCATGGTCTATTCGTACCTGCCGTTCATGGTGATGCCGCTCTACGCACATCTCGTGAAGATGGACTTGACGCTGCTCGAAGCCGCCTACGATCTCGGCGCGAAACCGTGGACGGCGTTTACGCGCATCACGTTGCCGCTGTCGAAGAACGGGATTATCGCGGGGTCGCTGCTGGTGTTCATTCCCGCCGTCGGTGAGTACGTGATACCGGAACTGCTCGGTGGCGCGGACACGCTGATGATCGGCCGCGTGATGTGGGATGAGTTCTTCAACGACATGGACTGGCCGATGGCATCCGCCGTGACGGTGGCGATGGTGCTGCTATTGCTCGTGCCGATGGCCGTATTCCAGTACTACCAGGTCAAGGAACTGGAGGGTGCGAAATGACCAAGCCGAACAAGCCTTTGTCCGCCACGGTGCTGACGCTCGGATTTCTCTTTCTTTATATCCCGATCATCAGCCTCGTCGTGTTCTCCTTCAACGAGTCGAAGCTCGTCACCGTCTGGTCCGGCTTCTCGCTGAAATGGTATGGCGCATTGCTGCACGATGACGAACTGCTCACGGCCGCATGGCTGTCGCTGAAGATCGGCTTGATGACGGCGTGCGCGTCCGTCGTGATCGGCACGTGGGCGGGTTTCGTGCTCGCGCGCTTTGGGCGCTTTCGCGGCTTCACGTTCTTCGCGGGCATGATCAACGCGCCGCTGGTGATTCCCGAAGTGATTCAGGGCATATCGCTGCTGCTGCTCTTCGTCGCGCTGGAGCAGATGATCGGCTGGCCCAAGGGACGCGGCGTGCTGACGATGTGGATCGGCCACGTGATGCTGTGTGTTTCGTATGTCGCGATCATCGTGCAGTCGCGCATCAAGGAACTGAACCGGTCCCTCGAAGAAGCGGCACTCGATCTCGGCGCGACGCCGTTCAAGGTGTTCTTCGTCATCACGCTGCCGCTGATCTCGCAGGCCTTGCTGTCCGGCTGGCTGCTGTCGTTCACGCTTTCCGTCGACGATCTCGTGCTCTCCGCATTCCTGTCCGGCCCGGGCTCGACCACATTGCCGCTCGTCGTGTTCTCGCGCGTACGCCTTGGCCTGAACCCGGAAATGAATGCACTCGCCACGCTCTTCATCACGGCCGTGACGATCGGCGTGATCGTCGTCAATCAATGGATGCTGATGCGCGACCGCAAGCGCACGCGCGACATGCAGATGGCGTTCGCGATAGCCGACGCGGCCGATGCCCCTTCGACAACCACACGCCCTGCCGTGGCGACCAACACGCTCGATACGGCCAACGCATAAGAAGTTCTTCGCAATACGACAAACAAGGAGAAAATTGCATGAGAAAGAAACTTATCTGTCTGCTGGTAGCGGGGGCTCTGCCGGGTGCCGCTTTTGCGGACTCGACCAGCGCACAGATCAAGGCGCTTCAGCAACAACTGAACGCGCTGCAAAAAGAAGTGAAGGAATTGCGTGCGCAAGTGGCCACCGCGCCTGCAGCGAAGCCTGCTGTGGGCACAGCCACTACGCCCGCATTGGCCGCCGCCCCGGTCGATATCACTTCACCCGATTACGGCCGGGCGCCCGCGAATATCAGCAACGACGACCTGACCACGATCAAGCAGCAGATCGCGAATCAGCAGTTGAAGGTCGATTCGCTAGAAGATGCGGCGCAGACGGGGCCGATCGCAGGTCTTTCGGTGACGGGCTATATCGACCCGACGTATATCTATAACCGCGCGCAGAGTTCGTCGTCGTTCCTGTTCGCCAATCACGAGAGCGCGTACAACTACTACAACAGCACGTTCGGCGACCTGTATCTCGACATCAAGAAGACATTCGGTGTCGGGCCGATGGCGCCGTCGGCGGAAATCACGTTGATGCCGAACCGCGGCAACGGCATCACGCTGCTGCAGAACTCGCATGGCGACATTGGCAACAACATCCTGAACACGGCCGTTGTCAACGTGCCGCTGACGGGGTCGACGACGTTCGTCGCCGGTTTGATTCCGAGCTTTGGCGGTTATGAAGTACAGCAGTCGAACCAGATGCTTACGCTCACGCACAACCTGCTGTATGACTTCTCCGATCCGGGCAGCTATGTCGGCGTCGGTGCGAACTATACGGCGGGCAACTGGGCGTGGAAGTTCTTTGTTGGCAATGAACAGTACCGCACGTATGGTGCCGTCACGCAGACGGGCACGAATGCGTTGGGCGATCCGATCACGACGAGCAACAAGATTCCGACGTTTACTGCGCGTGCTGACTATACGTGGTCCAGCGCGCTGGATATCGGCGGATCGTTCAATATTGGACGTCAGACGCTGCCGAGTGCCGTCGATCCGGTGACGGGCAATGTCAGTTATGGCGTGGGTGGTCAGGCGCCTAGCTCGGGCGGGACGTTCTTCTTTGGCGAAGTCGACGCGACTTATACGTTGGCGGATGTGCAGTACAACGCCGAACTCGATTATGGTCAGCAGCAGAATGCGGCGTTCAACGGCGGCCAGGCGCAGTGGTATGGTCTGTCACTGCTCGCGCATCGGAAGTTCAATATGCCTGTGGTGGGTCGCATGAGTGCGACTCTGCGGTATGACCTTCTTGTTAATAGCAAGAACGGTGGCGGCGGCGGTGGGATTGCTTTGAATTCCAATGGTATGGATGTGAATAACGGGTTCGGTATCGGTGCTGATTGTCTAGCAAACTCGAAGGCCAATGGTGGCCTTGGGTTTGAGTGTAAGGGGGCTAACCGTCAGGATGTCGCGCTGGATCTGTTGTTCTTCCCGACGCAGCAGATTACCGTCAAGGTGGAATATCGCCACGACTGGGCGAATCAGAACGTGTTCTTGCGGAATGATGGGTCTTATAGCAAGTCGAATGATTTGCTAGCTACGCAGTTTATTTACTCGTTCTGAGCGTGGTTTTATGTCTGCGACGCTTCTTGAGTTGGTTTGCCTGGGGCGTCGTTGGCATCTGCATTGCGGTGTTTGCTGCGCAAGCTTTGACGTTGGGTGTTCTGGTCTTTTCGCTGGCATCCGCGATGCGTTAGCGTGCTTCACGCGTCGCCCCTGTGCGGGGCGGCACCTACTTTTCTTTGCCGCCGCAAAGAAAAGTAGGCAAAAGAAAGCGGCTAACACCGCCCGCCCGTGTTCTTATCCACGGGCCCTCAACGTCCCCATGCTTCACTCGGCAGTGCCCTTGGCTGGTGCTCGTTGCCAACGCTTCGAACGATCGCCTCACCCGCTTCGAATACGTGTACTCGGGCCAGCGGCAGCGAATGGTATGTGCCGCCCAGGTGGCAAACTGTGTGTAGGTTGTCGCGTCGTATAGCCTGGCGCTCTTAAATGGAGGTATGCGCGTGCTATCGGTCCGAAGTGAGGCGCGCGAGACACTACGGCCTACACACAGTTTGCCACCTGGGCGGCCGTGGAATATCTGGCACGGCGTGGTGCAGCGCGGGTGGGTGAAGTGGGTGAGGCGCAGCGCAAGAGCGTTGGCAACGAACGTGGGTCACGTGGTTGCCGTATGAAGCGTAAGACCCTTTGGGGGCCCTCAGGCAGGAAGAAATGTTGGCGGTGTTAGCCGCTTTCTTTTGCCTACTTTTCTTTGCGGCGGCAAAGAAAAGTAGGTGCCGCCCCGCACAGGGGCGACGCTTGAAGCACGCTAACAAATCGCGGATGCCAGCGAAAACCCCAAAAAACCAAACCGCCCGCGCCACGAAGGCAAAAGGCAAAACGCAGATGGCAGCGCAAAGACCAGAACCCCAACCAACAACATCTCGCCCATGCCAGAAAACCTCAACTCCCAGCCTCACACAGCATCGTGGTACGCGGCAACCACCAACGACCACACACACCATCCACCGCTGGAAGAAACCATAACCGTTGACGTCTGTGTAATAGGCGCCGGCCTGACCGGCATCTCAACCGCATTGAACCTCGCGGAACGCGGCCACACAGTAGCGGTGCTAGAAGCATCAAAAGTCGGCTGGGCGGCGAGCGGCCGCAATGGCGGCCAACTGATAGGCGGTTTCGCCTGCGAAATAGACACGTTCGCGAAGTACATGCCCGAGAGCGACGTCCAGCGCATGTGGAAAATGGGCTTAGAAACGCTAGACATAGTGAAAGACCGCGTAGCGAAGCACAGCATAGACTGCGATCTAACGATGGGCTACCTCACAGCCGCCAACAAGCCAAAACATGTAGACGCACTACGCACCTGGCGCGATGACGCAAAAAAACGCTTCAACCACGACCGATACCGGTATATCGAACGCGCGCACATGGACCAGTACGTGCAATCATCCCGCTATCTCGGTGGCCTTTTCGACCCGGACAGCGGCCACCTGCATCCCCTCAACTACACGTTAGGCCTAGCCCGAGCAGCCGTCGAAAGCGGCGTTCGCATCTACGAAAACAGTTGCGTCACAACACTCCGTAAAGAAAACAGCACCCATCTGATCGAAACAGCTAAAGGAACGGTGCGCGCCAAATACGTAGTACTAGCCTGCAACACATGGCTCGGAGCGCTAGCGCCACAGGTATCCCGAAAGATCATGCCCGTCGGCACCTACGTCATCGCCACAGAACCGCTCGACCCGGCCCGCGCCGCCGCACTGATGCCCGCGCGCGCCGCCGTCTGCGATAGCCGCTTCGTGCTCGACTATTTCCGCCCTGCTCCCGACAACCGTCTGCTGTGGGGCGGCAAGGTCAGCTATTCGACTTTCGCGCCACGCAATCTGGCCGAAGCCATGCGCCGCGACATGCTAAAAACCTTCCCGCAACTCGCCGATGTCAAAGTCGACTACGCATGGGGTGGCTTCGTCGACATCACGATGAACCGCGCACCGCATTTCGGCCGCCTTGCGCCAACCGTCTACTTCGCGCAA
The Paraburkholderia terrae genome window above contains:
- a CDS encoding aspartate aminotransferase family protein — its product is MSYRTEEIAYVQSAQPAAKASTSQQLRSTAEYRALDAAHHIHPFSDMGALNRAGSRVIVKAEGVYLWDSDGNKIIDGMAGLWCVNVGYGRKELADAAYRQLQELPFYNTFFKTTHPPVIELSALLAELTPAPFNHFFYCNSGSEGNDTVLRIVHQYWATQGQKLKKFVISRKNGYHGSTIAGGTLGGMGYMHEQMPSQVEHIVHIDQPYWFGEGGDMTPEEFGLERARQLETEILELGAENVAAFIGEPFQGAGGVIFPPSTYWPEIQRICRKYDVLLVADEVIGGFGRTGEWFAHQHFGFEPDLITMAKGLTSGYIPMGAVGLHDRIAKAIIENGEFNHGLTYSGHPVAAAVAVANLRLLRDEKIVERVKNETGPYFQQSLRETFANHPIVGEVAGAGLVAGIQLAQNPKTRKRFENGGDVGTICRDFCFNGNLIMRATGDRMLLSPPLVVTKSEIDEIVAKAKKAIDATAQQLGLS
- a CDS encoding polyamine ABC transporter substrate-binding protein, which encodes MSVCHLRHAVAGAALVVVTGIAALSGTAAQAADTELNVYNWSDYIAKDTIPNFEKQTGIKVKYDNYDSDDTLQAKLLAGSSGYDIVVPTSNYMAKQIQAGVYQKLDKSQMPNLKNLDPTLMKLISDADPGNQYGVPWAYGTDGIGYNVQAVQKVLGANAPVDSWALVFDPANMSKLKSCGVSFLDQAVDVFAATLQYMHKDPNSTSPGDYQAAYEVLKKVRPYITQFNSSGYINDLANNDVCVVVGWSGDVGIARRRTQEAKRSYEVKFSNVKEGGLLWFDVMVVPKDAPHPEAAMKWINFISDAKNNAAITNEVFYPTANRAARQFVTPAVAQDQTVYPADDVIAKMTLMRPMPTEILRLENRLWAQLKTGH
- a CDS encoding ABC transporter ATP-binding protein; its protein translation is MHTTQAAKAATQPATTKAKSDEFVRIENVVKKFGDSTAVDNVNLSIAKNELFALLGSSGCGKSTLLRMLAGLETATSGKIYVDGEDLAALPPYRRPVNMMFQSYALFPHMTVESNVAFGLKQEGTPKNEIKERVADALNLVQMTKYAKRKPHQLSGGQQQRVALARSLVKRPKLLLLDEPMSALDKKIRQKTQLELVNIIEKVDVTCVMVTHDQEEAMTMASRLAVMSEGRIVQIGSPTQVYEFPNSRFSAEFIGSTNLFEGVVVEDEPDHIFVESEDLESRMYVSHGVTGPLGMPVGISVRPERVRVTREKPGAAHNWARGVVTDVAYMGSYSLYHVRLPSGKTVMSNLSSSHLMSEGAPVYNDDVFVSWSPSSGVVLTQ
- a CDS encoding ABC transporter permease subunit, which produces MRNPAQTSAARLGAASNASPALASFKQSLAKLLPSGRSTVIGIPFIWLAVFFALPFVLVLKISFADLRLGIPPYTELVSVKDGMVHFALQLSHYAFLLQDSLYVATYLSSLKMAAVSTICCLLIGYPIAYYIARSAPATRNLLMMGVMLPFWTSFLIRVYAWIGILKDDGLLNHTLIALGVIHSPFRLYHTDIGVYIGMVYSYLPFMVMPLYAHLVKMDLTLLEAAYDLGAKPWTAFTRITLPLSKNGIIAGSLLVFIPAVGEYVIPELLGGADTLMIGRVMWDEFFNDMDWPMASAVTVAMVLLLLVPMAVFQYYQVKELEGAK
- a CDS encoding ABC transporter permease subunit: MTKPNKPLSATVLTLGFLFLYIPIISLVVFSFNESKLVTVWSGFSLKWYGALLHDDELLTAAWLSLKIGLMTACASVVIGTWAGFVLARFGRFRGFTFFAGMINAPLVIPEVIQGISLLLLFVALEQMIGWPKGRGVLTMWIGHVMLCVSYVAIIVQSRIKELNRSLEEAALDLGATPFKVFFVITLPLISQALLSGWLLSFTLSVDDLVLSAFLSGPGSTTLPLVVFSRVRLGLNPEMNALATLFITAVTIGVIVVNQWMLMRDRKRTRDMQMAFAIADAADAPSTTTRPAVATNTLDTANA
- a CDS encoding DUF3138 family protein, which encodes MRKKLICLLVAGALPGAAFADSTSAQIKALQQQLNALQKEVKELRAQVATAPAAKPAVGTATTPALAAAPVDITSPDYGRAPANISNDDLTTIKQQIANQQLKVDSLEDAAQTGPIAGLSVTGYIDPTYIYNRAQSSSSFLFANHESAYNYYNSTFGDLYLDIKKTFGVGPMAPSAEITLMPNRGNGITLLQNSHGDIGNNILNTAVVNVPLTGSTTFVAGLIPSFGGYEVQQSNQMLTLTHNLLYDFSDPGSYVGVGANYTAGNWAWKFFVGNEQYRTYGAVTQTGTNALGDPITTSNKIPTFTARADYTWSSALDIGGSFNIGRQTLPSAVDPVTGNVSYGVGGQAPSSGGTFFFGEVDATYTLADVQYNAELDYGQQQNAAFNGGQAQWYGLSLLAHRKFNMPVVGRMSATLRYDLLVNSKNGGGGGGIALNSNGMDVNNGFGIGADCLANSKANGGLGFECKGANRQDVALDLLFFPTQQITVKVEYRHDWANQNVFLRNDGSYSKSNDLLATQFIYSF
- a CDS encoding NAD(P)/FAD-dependent oxidoreductase: MPENLNSQPHTASWYAATTNDHTHHPPLEETITVDVCVIGAGLTGISTALNLAERGHTVAVLEASKVGWAASGRNGGQLIGGFACEIDTFAKYMPESDVQRMWKMGLETLDIVKDRVAKHSIDCDLTMGYLTAANKPKHVDALRTWRDDAKKRFNHDRYRYIERAHMDQYVQSSRYLGGLFDPDSGHLHPLNYTLGLARAAVESGVRIYENSCVTTLRKENSTHLIETAKGTVRAKYVVLACNTWLGALAPQVSRKIMPVGTYVIATEPLDPARAAALMPARAAVCDSRFVLDYFRPAPDNRLLWGGKVSYSTFAPRNLAEAMRRDMLKTFPQLADVKVDYAWGGFVDITMNRAPHFGRLAPTVYFAQGFSGHGVNTTGLAGKLIAEAIHGQASRFDLFGKIRHRDFPGGALLRTPALVLAMTWYRMKDWL